One genomic region from Cydia strobilella chromosome 27, ilCydStro3.1, whole genome shotgun sequence encodes:
- the LOC134753570 gene encoding uncharacterized protein C1orf198 homolog yields the protein MALSAKAEDYFRTMNPLAAKMYEDICEAKNSYENIWDTLTEKEKTEILNESIIKPEISLKYALLDTLEFDLDNPPVRKDDLMSFFGRDHGQRIIQDENTSYRDEHSAPFLYQTNSQLNLCVLSEHRPPKEPPTSPPPVMSELAMSHSKVVSELKNALKSHDILKYKEPQEKDASPGFITKFMGNFKPKDEERECLVGGTAAQIVASSENFFRTNFKSPHSENKFENYRSSIAKSSSDLSEENRGLLSSSQASSGTDFQSTETLTDSVPKTGYDFLDNW from the exons ATGGCGTTGAGCGCTAAAGCGGAAGATTACTTCCGTACAATGAACCCGCTGGCCGCAAAAATGTACGAAGACATTTGTGAGGCGAAAAACTCTTATGAAAACATCTGGGATACGCTTACTGAAAAGGAAAAG ACTGAAATACTTAACGAATCAATCATAAAACCTGAGATCTCTCTAAAATACGCTCTACTTGACACACTAGAGTTCGATTTAGACAACCCGCCGGTCCGCAAAGATGACCTCATGTCATTCTTCGGTCGAGACCACGGGCAGAGGATCATTCAGGATGAAAACACTTCGTATAGAGATGAGCATTCCGCTCCGTTCCTTTATCAGACAAATAGCCAGCTGAATCTTTGTGTATTGAGTGAACACAG GCCACCAAAAGAGCCCCCCACATCGCCGCCCCCCGTGATGTCAGAACTAGCGATGTCCCATTCAAAGGTCGTCAGCGAACTGAAAAACGCCCTGAAATCACACGATATTCTGAAGTATAAAGAGCCTCAAGAGAAAGACGCTTCGCCTGGATTCATTACCAAATTTATGG GTAACTTCAAACCCAAAGACGAGGAACGCGAGTGCCTAGTGGGCGGCACGGCGGCACAAATAGTGGCGTCTAGTGAGAACTTCTTCCGGACTAACTTCAAGAGCCCGCACTCAGAGAACAAGTTCGAGAACTATAGAAGTAGCATTGCGAAGAGCAGCAGTG ATCTCTCGGAAGAAAACCGCGGCCTCCTATCATCGAGCCAGGCGTCGTCGGGAACCGACTTCCAATCCACAGAGACTTTGACCGACTCCGTGCCAAAGACGGGTTATGATTTCCTGGACAACTGGTAA